In a genomic window of Gloeocapsopsis dulcis:
- a CDS encoding two-component system response regulator yields MNNHQFSTDSRTILIVDDVPENLLVLSKTLSAEGYQVRCAKNGAMALMGAKTAPPNLILLDVKMPDLDGYEVCRQLKASLITRDIPVIFLSASDDLVGKVKAFEVGGVDYIMKPFEIAEVLSRVKSQLALQVAKAEISQLNAQLEQRIQERTAQLEATNHKLRREIAERKLAQKSLQASEERLESILNSLEDVVWSFAPQTGKLIYLNPAVQKIYNRSPAEFLARPELYHEVIHPNDRARYQKSRQTLLEQGSVEIEYRVLRPDGEVRWLSDRTYMIYDRDCIAIRIDGIVYDITQRKRAEEQLIYDALHDALTGLPNRTLFMERLESALSRAKRHADYLFAVLFIDLDRFKLVNDSLGHAVGDQLLCAIACLLEQSIRSTDTIARFGGDEFTILLDDIKDMTDAIKIAERLQSQLVSPLTLENHTIFCSASIGIALNSPNCTQVQDLLRDADIAMYQAKEQGKARYAIFDQAMYQQTLELLQLESDLRQALERQEFCLHYQPIVSLATGKLKGFEALIRWRHPQRGLISPAEFIPVAEDIGLIVPLGEWVLRAACRQLCAWQAQFPHLMPLKMSVNIAGKQIREPNFVAQIEQILVETGLDGSYLQLEITESTLIEYAQETIHALLKIRSKQIQLSIDDFGQGYSSLSYLHRFPINILKIDRSFVSGMHSNAENYEIIRTITTLAHTLGMDVVAEGAETTEQLTILRTLGCEFGQGYLFSRPLNCASATALMSTNPQWLDFTELNQSL; encoded by the coding sequence ACTGCACCACCCAATCTCATTTTGCTCGATGTCAAAATGCCTGATCTGGATGGCTACGAAGTGTGCCGTCAGCTCAAAGCATCACTAATAACGCGTGATATTCCAGTCATTTTTTTAAGTGCTTCAGACGATCTTGTCGGTAAAGTAAAAGCTTTTGAGGTTGGCGGCGTCGATTACATCATGAAGCCGTTTGAAATTGCTGAAGTTTTATCCCGCGTTAAAAGTCAATTGGCTCTTCAAGTAGCTAAAGCAGAAATTTCGCAGTTAAATGCCCAATTAGAACAACGAATTCAAGAGCGCACTGCCCAACTAGAAGCAACTAATCATAAATTAAGAAGAGAAATTGCGGAACGTAAGCTGGCACAAAAATCGCTGCAAGCAAGTGAAGAACGCTTGGAAAGTATTCTCAATTCTCTCGAAGATGTTGTTTGGTCGTTTGCCCCACAAACCGGCAAGTTAATTTATCTTAACCCAGCCGTTCAAAAGATTTATAATCGTTCGCCTGCAGAATTTTTAGCTCGCCCAGAGTTATATCACGAAGTTATTCATCCTAATGATCGCGCCAGGTATCAGAAGTCACGCCAAACGCTCCTCGAACAAGGCAGTGTAGAAATCGAATACAGAGTTTTGCGCCCTGATGGTGAAGTCCGCTGGTTGAGCGATCGCACTTATATGATTTACGATCGAGACTGCATTGCCATACGCATCGACGGCATTGTTTACGACATCACACAACGCAAACGTGCCGAGGAGCAACTAATTTATGATGCGCTGCATGATGCTCTTACAGGTTTACCCAATCGCACTTTATTTATGGAGCGTCTTGAAAGTGCTTTAAGTCGAGCTAAGCGTCATGCAGATTATTTATTTGCAGTTTTATTTATTGATTTAGACCGTTTTAAGCTCGTCAATGATAGCTTAGGTCATGCGGTCGGCGATCAACTACTTTGTGCGATCGCTTGTCTTTTAGAACAAAGTATTCGTTCCACAGACACAATTGCGCGTTTCGGTGGTGATGAATTCACGATCTTACTCGACGATATTAAAGATATGACTGATGCAATTAAAATTGCTGAGCGACTCCAATCTCAACTCGTATCACCTTTAACGCTAGAAAACCACACCATCTTTTGCAGTGCCAGTATTGGAATTGCACTCAATTCTCCAAACTGTACGCAAGTTCAAGATCTACTAAGAGATGCTGATATTGCCATGTATCAAGCCAAGGAACAAGGCAAGGCACGGTATGCAATTTTTGATCAGGCAATGTATCAACAAACACTAGAACTTTTACAGCTAGAAAGTGATTTGCGACAAGCACTCGAACGCCAGGAATTTTGTCTACACTACCAGCCAATTGTTTCCTTAGCAACAGGTAAACTCAAGGGCTTTGAAGCTTTAATCCGGTGGCGACATCCCCAGCGAGGTTTAATTTCGCCAGCAGAGTTTATTCCCGTTGCAGAAGATATCGGCTTAATTGTGCCCCTCGGTGAATGGGTACTACGAGCCGCCTGTCGTCAATTATGTGCTTGGCAAGCACAATTTCCACATTTAATGCCACTCAAAATGAGTGTAAATATTGCTGGGAAACAAATTAGAGAACCGAATTTTGTTGCGCAAATTGAGCAAATTTTAGTAGAAACTGGCTTAGACGGCAGTTATTTACAACTAGAAATTACTGAAAGTACGCTGATTGAATATGCCCAAGAAACAATTCATGCACTATTAAAAATTAGGTCAAAACAAATTCAGTTAAGTATTGATGATTTTGGTCAAGGTTACTCATCTTTAAGCTATCTACATCGTTTTCCTATAAATATCTTAAAAATAGACCGTTCTTTTGTCAGCGGTATGCACTCAAATGCCGAAAACTATGAAATTATTCGGACTATTACCACACTAGCCCATACATTAGGAATGGATGTAGTCGCAGAAGGCGCAGAAACAACTGAGCAACTTACAATATTACGCACTTTAGGCTGTGAATTTGGTCAGGGCTATCTTTTCTCTAGACCTTTAAATTGTGCCTCTGCTACAGCCTTAATGTCTACTAATCCTCAATGGTTAGATTTTACTGAGCTAAATCAGTCACTATAA